The DNA window TAGATCTCAAAATACGTCGCATATGTATGCAAGGCCTAAATACTACTACTGTAGACCGTAAGCCTCGTGTCGTCTAATCGGAAAAcggaagaataaaaaaagaaatgtgcggatatatatatatattaaacgaaTCATTCCTCGATACtatatatcgaaaaaataCTACGATATAATGTAACTGCGTTATAATTACTCGTCTGAATCCTCGTAATGAAGTCTCATGCGTTATTATCGTTACATACAATgtcacacacgcgcgcgcgtacgcggGGAGCGGCTACGTATCTTTCCCTCTCACGCGAACACACGTGCGTGCGAATATATCTCCACGCGCGTACAAGGCAAGGCACACTCACGCGTAATAAGCAGAAATTGCACGCCCTCGCGTCGTCGCGGATATGCCTTCTCGAAGAAAAGCCTCATTCGATGTTGAACTTGAAAGTTTTAACACTTGTTGATTagctgattaaaaaaaaaaaaggaaaaagaagaacgcGTCTCTCGCGATCGACGTCGCGATGATTGACGCGATGCGAAAAACGCGTCACGTCGCGTGTCGTCTTTAGGGATAAATAACTCGCTCCTGTACGATCAAGAGCGGAAATGCTGTCCGTGTCGAGTGTAGCGAAGCCGAGAACTGCGTTTATACATCgagcttctctctctctctctctctctctctctctctttctctcttctctaaAGAAGAGAGATCAGTAAGTTGGCTGGCTGGCTAGCTAAGATCTAGAGAAAGTCCAGCGAGACTCGTAGATAGAGAAGCTGGTTCGATCTAAAGCAGTTCGCAATCTCTTCACGCCGGAAGGCATTTTTGCTGTCGATTGCACATGTACAATATTGTATACACGACGACCGTAAGGGGGTTGGGAGGGGGGGGGATTGGATGATTGTGTGTTCGAACGGATGGATGAATGAACGAATTCTCTCGTTTCGCTGCTGAACGGGGAAGACTCCGACAAATTGTAACTCTTAGTACGTAATCGTAGACGCAATCGTGAGGAAAAGAACATATTGTATCGAAGCGAGTAAAAATTAGGCCCAACTGTACACGTacatatacacaaaaaatacacacacacacagatacAGATACCTATGCGCGCgcgtatgcatatatatatatatacaaatatataaactacgtatatttttatgaacgTGATGAGGTTACAACGCATAGCTTGTAATATCGATTCTAATGACCGACCGATTTACCTGGCCCCTCGCGTGCGATTAAACGATTGAGCGGCTGTAAGCACTTGGACAAGTTCTTTCCTCGCCTTTCTACCTCGCCATTATTTCCCTCGGTATCTCCGtatctctcctttttcttACTTCcgctctatctctttctctctcttattccCCCGCTCTCGAGTTGCGGTGATCATTGAAAACGCAAAAaatcgtgattttttttcggGTTCGCGGTAATCACACCGTACGAATCATCGTTTaaacgaattttattatttcattatacatGTACGAAGTGAACGTTTATTGCCCCAACTTAAATGTACTTTTAATCGATCAATTTTGAGTTATTCTttcatgtattataatttgttcGTATCCTATATCTATATCTTAAGTTGTGCGACAAAATTGCGTAAAttccaataaatattaagCTGCGATAGacatatgtgaaaaaaattcgaaggCACTTGTTCGATATACATGTATTGTTAGATCGAAGTGATTCAAGAAAGCGTAAtcgaatagaaaataaaatcgatatgTTTGAACTTACCTTATAGAAGACATCCGGAACGTATTGTTTGTCGGTGGACTCGATCACGTAGCCCAATTCCGGTGCGTCTTTTGTAGGAACCAAACAGCCGTCTCGTACCAACGCCATGCATTGATTGGACACCTGATAGCCCTCCATGTGCACTTGATTTTTATCATCGCCTGTAATATTccggagaaaaatatatatgatgaaTGTATCCAATAACTAGTTTTGCATGGCGTTTGTAACAGAGATTTCGTAATATTCGAAGGAAatgttattgtattattaggttgattaaaaaattcgttcttctttttctatatgGCCGGTGCCCTAATATGACACGAGAAACAAGCTTTTTAATCAACCTAATATCTTCGAAACAAAAAGGatacatatgttataaaaGTAAGATTGTAAGTTTGACTTACCTGTGACGCAAACAGTTACAAATTTTGAGCCGAAATAACCGTTAGGCGAGAAGCGGCAGGGGTTTGGGTAACGATTTTGAAAGTACCCAGCCATAATGCATTCTTGAGCGGATAGAAAATGGCTTTCTATATTGCGGACGTGTTTGACCTGGTCGAATAAAACTGACGAAGTTAATCGCCGCACGTACGAGTTCGGTATTAAGAATGAATTATATGAGGAATAAAAGTGTATCAAATTACCGTTCCCTTCTTGATATCGTCGGCTATGAGGTCAGTGAAAATCCATCCGACTCTCCTCAGATTAAGTGTCCGGCCTAATTCCTCGACTAATGCTTCCTTCTCGTCCGGCAGAAGTCTTATCGTGTCTTTTGTACTTTCCTgaccaagaaaaaaaaaacagaacaaCGCGAACGTTACTCTCGATACTTGTTAACCAATAGTGTATGTTTATAGATTTGTTGTCGAAGATTGTGTACGAGCGCTTATGTACCTGCGGTGGTTCATATATGGCCGCAACGACTGCTCTAATTCCTAGCGGAACATCCGAATGTACTTCGTATTTTCCGTACAGATAGCCGATACGTTGGTGCCCAGTGCTGCGCCAGTAATTAAGAAAACGTTCTACTAAACTAGCATTTTCGAACATGACGTTGTCCACGTGACGATAAGTCTGGCGGTTCAGAGTTATTGAGTTCGGTTGGCACTTGCTGCAGATTCCTCGCGGCCACGGCGGATGGTCCTTGCAGCCAGTCTTTATACGGCAGCTTATGTCGTCTAATTGTATAAACTTGCCCCTgcgacaaatatatatatatgatatatatatatacatatatatgcgagATACAGTCGAATATTTTGTCATAGCGTTTACAATTATTTCACGACGTATTTCACACGTATTACCTATCAACTCCGGCAGTGAGCTTCCTGAGATATGAATGAAAGGACAGATGCTTGATATTTTGTTCCTTCAGGTAAATTTCGTCAAAAGGTTCCAGAGGCGAACAGTGAACGCAGCATCCTCTCGCTCCATGCCGACAACtgtaaaaacaaatttctctttctcacttGGACACTATCCCCGAGTCGTTTAGATTACTTACAGTTTTTCATCGCGTTTACGCTGGATCTTGCCGTCCAGCTTCCATAATTGCTCATCGATATCATTTTCGACTACACTTGACAGAGATCGCGGCATACTGGATGAACGCGTTGTAATTCCATTAGCAGCGTCCATTGGGCCTGATTCTGTATCACACAAAACAATATAGAAACCTGGACATTTGACGAACAAGATGACGTATGtctcataaaaatttcatgcCGTTTTTTAGTTCGACATAAATTTTCCTAACGAATGCACTTGAtgattttatgttattatttttaatattggatAACAGcacgttttaattttaattctatgtATCATTTCAAGTATGTTCTATGTGTTGTAGTTCTACCGCGTGTGCGAATGAATCGTCAGTACCTGTAGAAGTGTTGTTGGAGGCACTACTGGTCGACGGAGCACTCCACAGTTGGGTGCCATTGGCTGGCACAAGGTAAAGTATATCTCCATGAGAAAGACCGATTCCTGACACCGTTCTACTTCGAGTAGACGTAAGTGGCTCCTTCTGACTTCGTTGCTTGCAGAGATTAAATCCAAAACTATTTAAATCGAAGGCTTCGTAGACCTAAGGACCAAGAGACAATCGGAGATAAATCCCACTGACAATTGTTCCACAATTATGTATTTACAAAGGCTGTCTTGCGATCCATACCTTCTCGTAGAGTCGAGAAACTGTATCAGAAGGTAGCACTTCTATGCGTTTTGTACCCTCTGGTGACTGCACACGTACGAtctggaaataaataaacgcaGTGTATAATAGACACAAAACTCATATTTATTCAACAAAGGCAGTTTCTGAGCATTGTACACAAAGACTACACGCTTCTAACTTTGTACCCTATTCGTTTCACTCGCGTGTAAATGAAATCTATTCGAAAACCAAGCGACAGAAAAGAATTATTCTAGTCACTTCTGTACAAATTTCCACGTCGGACGTTTcacaataacaattaaagacTGGCATGAGGGAGAGCCCCTAGCTTAATTTCTCTCTGTAAAAGTTACATAATTACATTCGAGCAACTGTCAAAAATAGAGAGAGATCGGACGTCGCGAGCTTCGTTCGCTTACGTTCGTCGAAATCATTCTCAGGAAAGACGAACGCGAAGGGGACCCAAGGACCAGGTAGCCACGAGGGGGGGTTTCGGGAAACGGGGCCCCGATCGCATCGCTCGCGTCTGGGAATTTTTCACTCGCGGCCACGTTGCGACGGCGAGAAGCGAGCGTCGGGGAAAAGGGAAGACGCAGCTTCCGCTCGCGTCGTACGGGGGCCCGGGGCCCCCAGGGGGGAGGCTGCCGCGTGCACTTACGATATTTGACATCTCGCCGGTGTCGGTGGTGCATCAGCTGTTCAGCCCGCTGTGTCGTACGGGCCGCGCGAGTTTGCGTCGGCGCCAAAGTCCCTAGAGCGTCGCGGCGACGCTCCGCGCGACGACGAGGAAAACTGTCGAGTCAACGTCGGTGGGGCTGACCTAACCTCCACGCTCGCTCCTTCTCCGTCCACCTCGCGcgctgtctctctctctctctctttctcgcggtCGACGCGAGCCCCTACGAGTCCTACACGACGGCAGCGACGATCACCGAGCACCGAATGTCGCCGAAGACGCGACCACCGCACACGCGCCCCTCTAGTCCGCGCACCGCGTAAACCCGTCCGCGACGCGTAAACCGTAAACGACAGGAGTCAGCTGAGCTGAGCGCGCGCGACCGACAGAGAGAACAACCCAAACGGGACGCGACGATTCCGCCGTCGTCGTCACGCTCGGCGCGGTACAACGAAAGTGAACGAACTCCCGCGAGAGATCTCGACGAGGCTCCAGGCGAGCGGCGAGCGTCCCTGCCACTGGTCGACCGGAGGCGAGAGCGCGAGCTGCGCGAGTCGAATCGAGTCGAGTCGAGTTGAGTCGCTGTCACTGTCGCTGGTGCACGCGAGGAGTCCCCGGGGGAGCCTTTGCTCGACGGCCGACGCTCTCCACGCTGGgtaagtctctctctctctcgcttggCGCGCGTCGTTCTCTTCGGCGACTCCGAAATTCTGACTTTCGTGACTttgcttctttcttttttcccttttttttcctctctctctctctctctctctctctctctctctttctctttctctctttcgctctcttcGACCGTAATCGCGCGAGCGACAGACGACAAGGACGACAAGGACGAcgcctctcctctctcgcggCGGTCTCCGCGCACTATGCAACCTGCCCTACGACGGGGTAGAAGCGGACGCCGACCCCTGGGCGCACTTTCGAAAGAGCGTAGCGCCGTCGATATAGCATATCCGACGCggacgcggcgcgcggcgctcGTGAAATCGGttgcgcgcgccgcgcgcgcgggggaCTTCCGCTTTCCAGGAACGACTTCCTCTCCGCCGCCCGCGACTCCTGTCTCCTGCGAGACGCGTCTTAAGGGTGGCGGCGGGGAACGACGCGGTTAGGGGTGAAGTCGTGATTAGGGCTGACTTCGGCGAAACTCTGTGATCAACTTGATCGGCAATTGATTCAACGCTGCAGAAGTAGAATTCCGCTTGAAGTAAGGTTTCGCCTGAAGTAGAATTTTCTAGCCAGTTATTTCTGgtttatcgttattttaatgttaaagttAAACAATTAGACCCAGTTTCGCCAACGTCGATTAAGTAATTAACTGTAACCTTCGATTAAACtccactcttcgtctctttctaagttGGAAAGAGAAGTTAATCGACATTAGTGAAACTGGGTCTTAATcgttgattaaattaattctttgatgaatttgaatataaatggCTATCATTTTGATAACTTTCATAAAAatctctaatatatatatgtttattgcAATGGTTTCCCTTGAGGTTACACATACAATTTTCTGTTACACAAAATACCTTAAAACTCAATatctctataataaaaaattttagtaaattctctaataaaaactctaataaaaaaaagtttgaaatttctcttaaatgtatataagttTTTGGAGTCTCATACTTCTCATCGTTTTTTGCTCTATTTTGTAACTTCTTAAATATTCCTTGctgtatttaaagaaattttattcccGGAGCAAGATGTACTCGTATCGTATGTGGGTCTCTCGATTTCTTtcatacacatatgtatatgatatatatctttattttagttGCTCCGTTTGCTATCCGTAAAGCTACGGAATATCCAACGCGGATTCGCGTCGTTGCGGGAACAAAAGACGCGTTGAACCGATCGCGAATTGTTATCTGGTCATGGCCACGGTATACCAATCGCCACTTTACCAGGTGATCGTACTCGGATATAAATAAACTGGACGCTGGCGCATCTTTCGTCGGCGAACGATGAATTTTCGCGTAATTAGAGccgcggtccacttgacgctgcAAATGCTTCGGagcattcctcttcttttttctttcagcgaagaaaggaggagaagaaaaacgCTTCCAAGCGTTCGTAGCATTAAATGGACTGCAGCCTTGGATCTAGCAAGCTCGAACCTTACGAATCTTACGAATTTCCCGGATATTCGCGAATCTCTCATTGACGAACACTTGCAACTGCGGCTCTGCGATGTTTCTCTCGTTAGCTCTGCGACGTTACCCAAATTCCAAGAAGGCCCGTTTATTTCAGCTGCTAAAAACCATCGCGCCTTTCACGATATAACTGATGAGTTTTCGAGTTTAGAAATTCTGACGTTTGGAGAGATTCTCTCTCGATTCGCGTCGCATTCTCTATCCGGAACGGAGAATCACGTGTATTTTTGACGCGCATATCGCGCGTATTCCAAAACGCGCCTGCCAGGGTCTCACGCCAACGTCCATTATGTTTCGGAATAACTGTGAAATCACAAGGTGATATATAAGACTGCATATCGAAAAAAACACACCTACGGAGATAGAGATACAGATATAGAGATAGACTTTAATATAGCATCGCGCGTACGAGAGTCGAGACACGACCGAGTCGTCCACACGTCGTTCGACGCAGAGCGACGTGACTCAGCATTCGCGTCTTTTAACGCGCGCTAACGCGTTTTAACGAGCCGACGTGTCCCTCCTCCGGAGAAACGCGATAATCGTGTGACGTGCAATCATGATAAATCCTGACGATGCAGATCGCGGGACGGATTGGCGAATGGCGATCGACGGCCCACTCATTGTTAAACATTAagggatgaaatttaaatcaataccttgaattaaataacattttgttacttttaactACCCACGTGtatcgaattttattattttaaaacaaaacagtattactttaactccattggtttaattaaactaaCATTGTTTCAGTTAAACcaacgacatattgagtaggagcactAAGCGACCTATAGGAATGTTAGTATAATTTGACCCCACGAGTTTAACAGTAACTCGCTTATGACCCTCTTTACCATTTCTTCCTGCCAAGAACGACTACCGCGCCGTGAGGGACCCCGCGGCCCGCGGAGGCCGCGTACTCCGGTGAGGATTTCGGCGCGATCAGTTTGCATTTGCTAGCCGGTAGCCATCTAGCGCGAGAGGCGCACCCCGGGGGactctcgagagagagagacctaaTACGCGCGCGTCCAAGTTCTAtcctcatcgtcgtcgtcgtcgtcgtcgtccagCATCGGAGCCGCGTCGGCTCCTCGTCCACGGTCGATTCGCCCAGGAGTCCGCCCGCCGCTTCCGTCCGCGCTTCCCCTCCTTCCCGCGGAAGGTCGTACCCGACAACCCGACTGCAATCGATCCACCTGTTAAGCCGTCAATGAGAGCAGGAAGGTAGGCCTCGTTCGAAAAACTCCTTTTCTTGTTCCTCGCGAGACGACGTCTCTCCTGGTTTCATTTCAATGTACTTCCTTCAGTTcgaatactttattattaattaatctacaGCTTTCAGTTTGATTCTAACGACATATTTGCGCGGGCGATTCTTGTATTTTGATGTTAAAACGAAGGGATATTCCGTATTCAGAAAGAGAAGCGTTTTTGATAAGACGGATTTATTTTGTGACAAAGAGAGaaggtaaatataaaaagtcaTCGTGGTTACATAATAAGATAACGAAAAATCTCGAGATTCGGTCATGCACTCACGAGCTTTGATTTAAGACGCTGTTGTCTTCGCTGCAAGATTTTGACAGATTCCCTCGTTTGTTTGGAGATACGTTTGATTTATGAAATTGGCAGGAATATGCTTCgagaagtaaattattaaggaACTCCAATAAAATgagaagtaatattttaattagtctCGTTAgctatacttttttaaataataacttgGCAAAATTTGCCTTGGACGCGTATAAAACTTGGATTTCTCTCTGGAGATTTCgcaatatctctttaaattacttaGATCGCGTCAAACGATTCATGCATGAAGACTAAGCTGTATAGCCATAGTTCCACGTAACGCTGTACGCGTCTAAATCGCTGACTCACTTTACCGCGGTGAAACTCCTTCGGTCTCGTCATACTAGACTTAACTAGACTAACTAAACGATTCTCTATGCGAAACTGAACGAGCGAGAATATTGAAGAAGCGTTTGCCATAATCGGGAATAAAGGAACAGTGTTAAAatcgtagtgtcaaattatattcaagtTGAGCCTTTTTTTAAACCATTCCTATAGGTCGCTTCTCACTGCTTCTCTCAATATGTCAGTAATTTAATTGAGCCAatacattgttaaaataatactgcttgattttaaaataataaatttcgacgtACATTatagtagttaaaaataacaaagtgttatttaacttaaggtattgtttcaaatttcatcttttaatatttaacagtgttaAATTTgttacactgttaaattcgtgtgtcaaattatactcaatttgagttatttttaaccattcctatTGGTCGCTACCGCTCCTACttaatatgtcgttaatttaactaaaacaatgttaatttaactgaaCCAATggggagttaaaataatattgttctgtattaaaataataaatttcatacaCATAATGgttgaaaataacaaaatgttacttAACTCAAGGTaatggtttaaatttcatcttttaaCACACATTTCACATTTAACAGTAAAGGCTTGTGAGTTCCCGGCACTTTCCGAATTATCCTGTCGTTGCGGGAGATCACTCTAGATGCGAAGAGCTTTGAATACCGTTTGTCGGATTGTTCATAGCGAGCATAACGACAGATATTTTTCCccacatttatataaatggaGATTTATTATCTGGCGGAGGTGGTCGCGAGGCCCGAAATCcgaaatatttttggataCACGCAAACCTTTTCCTCGCACGTCGTGCGGTCGATTAGGATTGCGCGCGCGGATGATATATCGAAAGTCGCCTCGTAGCCGGCGTTCCCGCCTCGTCGTTTTCCCGTCGAGACGTCTTTGAGAGACGCTTCGGGTCATATAGTGTGGGAGCACGGGCTCTCCGAGACGAGAACGGGTATATTTGCGTCCCAGTCGTTACGTACGGCAGAGCCCGAAGTCGTAAGGTACATCGGAACGGTGTATAACATCGGAATATTCCGGACACCGTTGCGATCACGAGTATATAGACGCGTGAATTTCACGCGTAAAAATCGAAAGGATCGTAGGGGATATTTTACATACCCGGGAAATGCATGCGGATCGTGTGTGAAAATTTCGgcgattattatttgaattttactttaaatttgtAGTAATTTATACGGGACTGTAATTTATAAGGGACGTTATTTGCTTTCTTTTTCAGGGCAAGATGGAGGAGGAAGATATGAGTACGACAGTGGAGCTGTACATTTATGACCTTACCAAGGGAATGGCTGCGATAATGTCGCCGTTTCTTATCGGTAAGCATGAGAAACCGATGACATGAATGATGCAggaaattaacatttatgaCATATcgcttgtattatatttatctttttaacttGATTTTTCTAGGAATATTTCATTAGAACGAAAGTAAGCGTTCGATCGCCgtgtttcataaataaaaagatagtaatttataaatcttttaaagcaCAGATTATTAGCTTTTATTATGCGCGAatttgtgaaattaattaaatgccaTGAGATCCCGAAAATGTATTCTGCGTTATACACATGTGTCATTGACCCGAAAGAATCGAACTCTGCGTCACGCGGCAACCTGCGTGTATCGATGACTCGCAATATTTATTGAAGCGGAATGCTGTTTTCGTCGTTGTTTTCATCGGGCGCAATTTTAAGCTCTCTTACCTTGAGCCGGCGGGGtgttatttaaagatataacgTGACGGAAAACGTCTTTCTTTGTTATGCTTCGTGGAAACAGCGACCGCAGTTTTTCCGCCTTCGTTGTTGCAAATGGTAAACAAAGAACTGACATATAactttgatatacatatattaataaaacgagATCTTTACATTTTCGAAGATCGAAACGATTACGTTTCTAATTAAGACCTCCGAATGTTGAGGACCGTCTTTTGGTCACTCctcattttaaatatacgttTGTGGATATCGCTGCATTTCGCGACGGCTGCAATTcaagtttacaaaaaaaaaagctgaCGTGGTCAATTGGTTTCGTGATTCATTATTTCCTTCGATTCTGCCAGTCATGCGCGCTCCTGATCCGCGGGTTATCGCTATTGCTTGTCGTTGCTCCTCTCGGCGTTGCGACTCTTGCTAGATCGTACGGACGATTTCGGATTAAACGCGATTCAAATATAAACAGCCGTCGACAATCGGTCGACACTTTGGGCGACGATGACTCAGAGAAGTGACGTTGTTGTCGTATCGGCCAGCTTCGTGACGGATTAATCGTCGATGCACTCCACTGGGATGCAACGAGAAACACGCCGAAGTGACAGGGGTCGTGTCGTTTTCTTGGAACGTACacagttaaatattaaagggtGAAATTTAAAGCAATAccttgaattaaataacattttgtcatttttaactACTATGTGTAtctatcgaaatttattattttagcatatttattatttattattttaaaatattattttgactcCATTAggttagttaaattaacattgttgtaattaaattaataacatattgaGTAGCAGTAGCGACTGataggaatggttaaaaatgattcaaattgagtataatttgatacTTCACGGAAAgaaacggttttgctgaagtatctaaaaatttagctagatatatacacactgagaaaaacaatttgtcaatcccaagaaatatttagtccgatacgttcaactaaacattttagttagttaactaaatattagttgaattaattaattcttgattaaagaaacgaaataaattgttgaaacaactaatatttagttaactaactaaaatgtttagttgaacgtatcggactaaatatttcttgggattaacaattttttttctcagtgcagatctgaaagtaattttgttgcgccatcaaaataattatagcagGTTGCTGAAGTAtaataatgctgtaaaaaatttggacattttagcaatcagtttgagtgttctacataattattttgatggtgcaacaaaattattttcagatctgtatctagctataTTAGCTAGATAATTCAGCAAAACTGTTCTTTCCGTGTAcgaatttaacatttaatgtagaaattaaattgaaaaggaGTATATAAATAGCACATTTATTCGCGCGTGCAGGTGCTAGGTAACTAATTCTTAGGGATTTAGAAATGAATGACTCGAAAGTCGGAGTCGTAAAGAGAGGCGCGTAAACGCGCGCGGTATGCGCGGCAATAATTTATAGAATCGCGCGTGCAACCAACGCGGAAGCGGCCGGAAGGGGTGCCCCGTAAAACCATGCGAAATTCCGTGT is part of the Temnothorax longispinosus isolate EJ_2023e chromosome 12, Tlon_JGU_v1, whole genome shotgun sequence genome and encodes:
- the Npl4 gene encoding nuclear protein localization protein 4 homolog isoform X2 translates to MSNIIVRVQSPEGTKRIEVLPSDTVSRLYEKVYEAFDLNSFGFNLCKQRSQKEPLTSTRSRTVSGIGLSHGDILYLVPANGTQLWSAPSTSSASNNTSTESGPMDAANGITTRSSSMPRSLSSVVENDIDEQLWKLDGKIQRKRDEKLCRHGARGCCVHCSPLEPFDEIYLKEQNIKHLSFHSYLRKLTAGVDRGKFIQLDDISCRIKTGCKDHPPWPRGICSKCQPNSITLNRQTYRHVDNVMFENASLVERFLNYWRSTGHQRIGYLYGKYEVHSDVPLGIRAVVAAIYEPPQESTKDTIRLLPDEKEALVEELGRTLNLRRVGWIFTDLIADDIKKGTVKHVRNIESHFLSAQECIMAGYFQNRYPNPCRFSPNGYFGSKFVTVCVTGDDKNQVHMEGYQVSNQCMALVRDGCLVPTKDAPELGYVIESTDKQYVPDVFYKEKDTYGNEVTRLARPLPVEYLLVDVPASTPLTPQFTFFTEDNITPFPVENRQIDGQVQEFNSLCTYMQQFNSDQFLEATSDFHLLLFIATMDMYPMKDHMLPLLEAIRNKDKQKAMEWAQSEHWATVEQLISVTSTSSRPPQTSSFGNSSRTLPAAAAEASGGIGVGTEPIANPPPDQALWTCSHCTFLNAADLAVCEMCNLPRGDVEEYDEEMMRELF
- the Npl4 gene encoding nuclear protein localization protein 4 homolog isoform X1, producing MISTNIVRVQSPEGTKRIEVLPSDTVSRLYEKVYEAFDLNSFGFNLCKQRSQKEPLTSTRSRTVSGIGLSHGDILYLVPANGTQLWSAPSTSSASNNTSTESGPMDAANGITTRSSSMPRSLSSVVENDIDEQLWKLDGKIQRKRDEKLCRHGARGCCVHCSPLEPFDEIYLKEQNIKHLSFHSYLRKLTAGVDRGKFIQLDDISCRIKTGCKDHPPWPRGICSKCQPNSITLNRQTYRHVDNVMFENASLVERFLNYWRSTGHQRIGYLYGKYEVHSDVPLGIRAVVAAIYEPPQESTKDTIRLLPDEKEALVEELGRTLNLRRVGWIFTDLIADDIKKGTVKHVRNIESHFLSAQECIMAGYFQNRYPNPCRFSPNGYFGSKFVTVCVTGDDKNQVHMEGYQVSNQCMALVRDGCLVPTKDAPELGYVIESTDKQYVPDVFYKEKDTYGNEVTRLARPLPVEYLLVDVPASTPLTPQFTFFTEDNITPFPVENRQIDGQVQEFNSLCTYMQQFNSDQFLEATSDFHLLLFIATMDMYPMKDHMLPLLEAIRNKDKQKAMEWAQSEHWATVEQLISVTSTSSRPPQTSSFGNSSRTLPAAAAEASGGIGVGTEPIANPPPDQALWTCSHCTFLNAADLAVCEMCNLPRGDVEEYDEEMMRELF